A genomic stretch from Telmatocola sphagniphila includes:
- a CDS encoding RNA polymerase sigma factor gives MREKVRCRHYYGMTPVAKYLRTLVPEFHARTDGELLTEFLLHHGEAPIVEILRRHGDWIWATCRRMLNHADAEDAFQATFLILTQRARKLQHSANIGPWLHRVAFLTARNLQRKRKHTPLSESIPIIQPITDLQIDLDEAICSLPEKYRIAIVLCHLQGFTRPEASKLLQISERTLSDHLAQGLKKLRIRLEDYQQNQDALPDQLSSKTTRLLVAFPTASALAAVSPTVLSLTHGVLKMYFLKKIAFAGLLLALFGTGTILTVHARQGDQKQTKETPNEEKSTANSKGELAATPYTTPFEKIVGGQESAEKVPTADEEAEKSNSKKLFQDSDTEYVKLLKLRLECEAKHVELLFSRVQLGKDPIIVIAASKQLCETGIELEESLNSKNRTSNIVRHYEAWIRRNYELERLSKVLVEAGLHNEKEYLQAKSARLEAQIALEKFKSRN, from the coding sequence TTGCGTGAAAAGGTGCGTTGCCGACATTATTACGGTATGACACCGGTCGCCAAATATCTTCGAACGCTCGTCCCCGAGTTTCACGCCCGAACTGACGGCGAACTCCTCACCGAGTTCCTGCTCCATCACGGCGAAGCACCCATTGTCGAGATTCTTCGCCGGCATGGAGATTGGATCTGGGCCACCTGCCGGCGCATGCTCAATCATGCTGACGCCGAAGACGCTTTCCAAGCTACTTTCCTGATCCTGACCCAAAGAGCTAGAAAACTGCAGCACTCCGCGAATATCGGACCCTGGCTGCACCGCGTCGCTTTCCTCACCGCCAGAAACCTGCAGCGAAAACGCAAACACACGCCACTTTCTGAATCGATTCCCATTATTCAGCCGATCACCGATCTACAAATCGACCTCGATGAAGCCATCTGCTCCCTGCCGGAAAAATATCGGATTGCTATAGTTCTCTGTCATTTGCAAGGGTTTACTCGACCTGAAGCCTCCAAGCTACTCCAGATCTCCGAAAGAACACTTTCAGATCACCTCGCTCAAGGCTTAAAGAAACTGCGTATTCGCCTGGAAGACTATCAGCAGAATCAAGATGCCCTGCCCGATCAACTTTCGTCCAAAACAACCCGGCTACTCGTGGCTTTCCCCACGGCCTCCGCGCTCGCGGCCGTCTCCCCAACCGTGCTTTCCCTGACCCATGGAGTTCTCAAAATGTACTTCCTCAAAAAAATCGCCTTCGCCGGACTGCTGCTGGCTCTCTTCGGCACCGGCACTATCCTCACCGTCCACGCCAGGCAGGGAGATCAGAAACAAACGAAAGAGACACCGAATGAGGAAAAGTCGACCGCAAATAGTAAGGGAGAACTGGCGGCAACCCCTTATACGACTCCCTTCGAGAAAATAGTTGGAGGACAGGAAAGTGCAGAGAAAGTTCCTACTGCGGACGAAGAGGCGGAGAAGTCGAATTCGAAAAAACTTTTCCAGGATTCCGACACGGAATACGTAAAACTTTTGAAGTTACGGCTCGAGTGTGAAGCAAAGCATGTGGAATTGCTTTTTTCAAGGGTTCAGCTTGGGAAAGATCCGATTATTGTAATCGCCGCATCAAAGCAGCTTTGTGAAACAGGCATCGAACTCGAAGAATCCTTGAACAGCAAAAATAGAACCAGCAACATTGTGAGGCACTATGAGGCATGGATCCGAAGAAACTATGAGTTAGAACGGCTAAGTAAAGTGTTAGTTGAGGCAGGTCTGCATAATGAGAAAGAGTACTTGCAAGCAAAATCAGCGCGTCTGGAAGCCCAGATAGCGCTTGAGAAATTCAAGAGCCGGAACTGA
- a CDS encoding RNA polymerase sigma factor, protein MRETVGCRHYYGMTPVAKYLRTLVPEFHARTDGELLTEFLLHHGEAPIVEILRRHGDWIWATCRRMLNHADAEDAFQATFLILTQRARKLQHSANIGPWLHRVAFLIVAKNPRPIPG, encoded by the coding sequence TTGCGCGAAACGGTCGGCTGCCGACATTATTACGGTATGACACCGGTCGCCAAATATCTCCGAACGCTCGTCCCCGAGTTTCACGCCCGAACTGACGGCGAACTGCTCACCGAGTTCCTGCTCCATCACGGCGAAGCACCCATTGTCGAGATTCTTCGCCGGCATGGAGATTGGATCTGGGCCACCTGCCGGCGCATGCTCAATCATGCCGATGCCGAAGATGCTTTCCAGGCTACTTTCCTGATCCTGACCCAAAGAGCTAGAAAACTGCAGCACTCCGCGAATATCGGCCCCTGGTTGCATCGTGTCGCTTTCCTCATAGTAGCAAAAAATCCCAGACCGATTCCGGGCTAG
- a CDS encoding dienelactone hydrolase family protein codes for MSEENTGLTLPMNRRQFAMTTLAAGFALSTQPVAAETITTDSAGLTAGEVKIPVKDGTIPAYRALPEKGGPFPTILVVQEIFGVHEHIKDVCRRLAKLGYLAIAAEMYARQGDVSKLQMQDIISKVVSKVPDAQVMSDLDAAVDWAKKNNGDTSKLGITGFCWGGRIVWLYAAHNPNLKAGVAWYGRLVGAGKANELQPKHPIDLVTELKAPVLGLYGEKDTGIPVKDVESMKAALKKADKPCEFVVYPDAPHAFFADYRPSYRKEPAEDGWKRLQEWFKKNGVV; via the coding sequence ATGTCAGAAGAAAATACGGGCTTGACCCTACCCATGAATCGACGGCAGTTTGCCATGACCACGCTGGCCGCCGGATTCGCTCTATCGACTCAGCCGGTCGCCGCTGAGACGATCACGACCGATTCCGCGGGCCTCACTGCGGGCGAAGTCAAAATTCCAGTGAAAGACGGCACCATTCCCGCCTATCGGGCCCTACCGGAAAAAGGCGGCCCCTTCCCCACCATTCTGGTAGTCCAGGAAATCTTCGGAGTTCACGAACACATCAAGGACGTCTGCCGACGGCTGGCTAAACTCGGCTATCTGGCTATCGCGGCGGAAATGTATGCCCGACAAGGGGATGTCTCCAAATTGCAGATGCAGGATATCATCAGCAAAGTGGTGTCAAAAGTTCCCGATGCTCAGGTGATGAGCGATCTGGATGCCGCCGTCGATTGGGCGAAAAAAAACAACGGCGACACTTCCAAACTCGGTATCACCGGGTTCTGCTGGGGAGGCCGGATCGTTTGGCTGTATGCCGCCCACAATCCGAATCTCAAGGCGGGAGTGGCCTGGTACGGCCGTTTGGTCGGCGCAGGAAAAGCGAACGAATTGCAGCCGAAGCATCCGATCGATCTGGTGACCGAGCTGAAAGCGCCGGTGCTCGGCCTTTATGGAGAAAAGGACACGGGAATTCCCGTTAAGGATGTCGAGTCGATGAAAGCGGCCCTGAAAAAAGCCGATAAACCCTGCGAATTCGTGGTCTATCCCGATGCGCCGCATGCTTTCTTTGCGGACTATCGGCCGAGCTACCGCAAGGAACCGGCCGAGGATGGCTGGAAACGCCTGCAGGAATGGTTCAAGAAAAACGGCGTGGTGTGA
- a CDS encoding DDE-type integrase/transposase/recombinase translates to MKQPSVYLKMRVLGAVDTVEGRTRHERVHNVAAMTFLDEQGNSRQFTWRTIQTWFYRYKNHGITGMTPQPRKDKGQVRKATPEELLEAINAAQPHFHNKRSNKRAIYRFCIERGFLQADRIAQTTFYRFIREYDLLAPVDNDNKKRLAFSMKFANQLWQADTMFGPYVDTGTSAGSRKQAKLIAFIDDASRVLCHGEFFFEENVDTLVQAIRAAFYKRGVPEQLLVDNGSIYCSQEFTLICARVGCLLRHTAVRDAAAKGKIERFFRRVRDQFLLQKLDLSSLQALNRQFTLWVESDYNASEHDAIGMKPIDRFGIDLARIRFLSPSEHNDELFFAEATRKVKKDNTFSFCNRRYETPVDLHDKQIQLRYDRQRDDIDISSTTVVIYYKGQRMGTARLLDAVANGLQRRKEQP, encoded by the coding sequence ATGAAGCAACCTTCGGTCTATTTGAAGATGCGGGTCCTCGGTGCTGTCGACACCGTCGAAGGGCGAACCCGGCATGAACGCGTTCACAATGTCGCCGCCATGACCTTCCTCGACGAACAGGGCAACTCGCGTCAGTTCACCTGGCGGACCATTCAGACCTGGTTCTACCGTTACAAAAACCACGGCATCACCGGTATGACTCCTCAGCCACGCAAGGACAAGGGACAAGTCCGCAAGGCCACGCCCGAGGAACTGCTCGAAGCCATTAACGCCGCCCAGCCCCACTTCCACAACAAACGCTCCAACAAGCGAGCGATCTATCGCTTCTGTATCGAACGGGGGTTCCTGCAAGCCGACCGCATTGCTCAAACCACTTTTTACCGCTTCATCCGAGAATACGATCTGCTCGCTCCCGTAGACAACGACAACAAGAAACGACTGGCCTTCAGCATGAAATTCGCCAACCAACTCTGGCAGGCGGACACCATGTTCGGACCATACGTGGACACCGGTACGTCCGCCGGCTCACGCAAGCAAGCCAAGCTCATCGCCTTCATCGACGACGCCAGCCGCGTCCTCTGCCACGGCGAATTCTTCTTCGAAGAAAACGTCGATACCCTCGTGCAGGCCATCCGGGCCGCCTTCTACAAACGCGGCGTCCCCGAACAACTGCTGGTCGACAACGGTTCCATCTATTGCTCCCAGGAGTTTACACTCATCTGTGCCCGCGTCGGCTGCCTCTTGCGACATACCGCTGTCCGGGATGCCGCCGCCAAGGGGAAGATCGAACGCTTTTTCCGCCGCGTTCGCGACCAGTTCCTCTTGCAAAAACTCGACCTTTCTTCCCTTCAAGCCCTCAATCGCCAGTTCACTCTCTGGGTCGAAAGCGACTACAACGCCAGCGAGCACGACGCCATCGGCATGAAACCGATCGACCGCTTCGGCATCGACTTGGCTCGCATTCGATTCTTGTCGCCTTCCGAACACAACGACGAACTCTTCTTCGCCGAGGCCACCCGGAAAGTCAAAAAAGACAATACCTTTAGCTTCTGCAACCGACGTTACGAAACTCCCGTCGATCTGCACGACAAACAAATCCAACTCCGCTACGACCGACAACGCGATGACATCGACATCTCCTCTACCACCGTCGTCATTTATTACAAAGGCCAACGCATGGGCACCGCTCGACTCCTGGATGCCGTTGCCAACGGGCTCCAACGCCGAAAGGAACAGCCATGA
- a CDS encoding AAA family ATPase has protein sequence MIRSFFGLSHNPFDAREFKLLPQQQEIHDTLKVHCQQGGLCLVLGVPGTGKSFIKQSLQRLPENQHLVATVGRTLHTYTNSVKILCDAFRIDFESSAFKCERRLIEQAFSLNHAGKSVTTILDDAHLMDMACLRKLRLLFEDFPKNHNLILIGQPSLLANLDLGVNQDIKSRVTYSVIAKRLGPDLLRDFLLRELDRIGLGHNTFTQPAVDLIVRAADGILRKARNLCVGCLIEAVRSANKTVDIDNVNRVLLQPHWQKESDLADY, from the coding sequence ATGATCCGCTCCTTCTTCGGACTCTCGCACAATCCCTTCGACGCACGCGAATTCAAACTCCTGCCGCAGCAGCAAGAAATTCACGACACCCTCAAGGTCCATTGCCAGCAGGGTGGACTCTGCCTGGTTCTCGGCGTTCCCGGCACCGGCAAGAGCTTCATCAAGCAATCCCTTCAGCGGCTTCCCGAAAACCAGCACCTGGTCGCCACCGTGGGCCGCACCTTGCACACCTATACCAACTCCGTCAAAATACTCTGCGATGCCTTCCGCATCGACTTCGAAAGCTCTGCCTTCAAGTGCGAACGCCGACTCATCGAACAAGCCTTCAGCCTCAACCATGCGGGCAAGTCGGTCACCACCATTCTCGACGACGCTCACCTCATGGATATGGCCTGTCTGCGAAAGTTGCGGCTGCTCTTCGAAGACTTCCCCAAAAACCACAACCTCATCCTCATCGGCCAACCCAGCCTGCTCGCCAACCTCGACCTCGGCGTCAACCAGGACATCAAAAGCCGAGTCACTTACTCCGTCATCGCCAAACGGCTCGGACCCGATTTACTGCGCGACTTCCTTCTCCGGGAACTCGATCGCATCGGACTCGGCCACAATACTTTTACGCAACCCGCCGTCGATCTCATCGTCCGCGCCGCCGACGGCATCCTGCGTAAAGCCCGCAATCTCTGCGTCGGCTGCCTCATCGAAGCCGTTCGATCCGCCAATAAAACCGTGGACATCGACAACGTCAACCGCGTCCTCCTGCAACCCCACTGGCAAAAAGAATCCGACCTCGCCGATTACTGA
- a CDS encoding helix-turn-helix domain-containing protein has protein sequence MDEFNQNAFAEKREEQPRAGPTEDRDPQSAAAEVGRAEPSAPERSEGERRGARPTSESFPDAGLDLSDSVDSEVEASLSKRREFHSRLSGRGPVKGRRLVKKSTEPVPAMTAEQRILLLDTWQRSGLPAGDFAPLVGVSKHTLYAWKKRFEISGPAGLLDQPRGKPPGSRVHELTKRTILMLKKSNPEWGCQRISDMLLRGPALPASASAVARVLHEAGYQLEQAPTRGHPDKVRSFERARPNQVSRTEFWSHL, from the coding sequence ATGGATGAATTCAACCAGAATGCATTTGCGGAGAAAAGAGAAGAACAACCGAGAGCTGGTCCGACGGAGGATAGGGACCCGCAGTCCGCGGCTGCCGAAGTGGGGCGGGCGGAGCCGAGCGCCCCTGAGCGCAGCGAAGGGGAGCGACGCGGAGCCCGCCCCACTTCGGAGTCCTTTCCCGATGCGGGTCTGGATTTATCGGATTCCGTGGATTCCGAGGTAGAAGCCAGCCTTTCGAAGCGTAGGGAATTCCACTCGAGGTTATCGGGTCGGGGACCTGTTAAGGGACGGCGTTTGGTGAAAAAATCGACCGAACCCGTGCCGGCGATGACGGCGGAACAGCGGATTTTGTTGCTGGATACCTGGCAGCGGAGCGGCTTGCCCGCCGGCGATTTTGCTCCTTTGGTAGGCGTCTCGAAACACACGCTTTACGCATGGAAGAAGCGGTTTGAAATTTCTGGCCCGGCCGGATTGTTGGATCAGCCGCGGGGCAAACCTCCGGGCAGCCGCGTTCACGAGTTGACCAAGCGTACAATCCTGATGCTCAAAAAATCGAATCCGGAATGGGGGTGTCAGCGGATTAGCGACATGCTATTGCGAGGTCCGGCTTTACCGGCGAGTGCTTCGGCGGTGGCCCGGGTGCTGCATGAAGCCGGTTATCAACTGGAGCAGGCTCCGACGCGAGGGCATCCGGACAAGGTGCGGTCCTTCGAGCGGGCCCGTCCGAATCAGGTGTCCCGAACCGAATTCTGGTCGCATTTGTAG
- a CDS encoding toxin-antitoxin system YwqK family antitoxin translates to MIRVNTDLIEFTDDYVYLLDGKPFTGVGYETDDDGVIRLEIEFQSGMQHGITREFYPTGQLKREAQYQQNTLDGIVIEWDETGVLEREEAYERGVCLRRKARDLTGQLSVCYELNENDPLFSTLQLLRRVTFNSPPK, encoded by the coding sequence ATGATTCGAGTAAATACGGACCTGATCGAGTTTACGGACGACTACGTTTATTTGCTGGATGGCAAGCCATTCACAGGTGTTGGGTACGAAACCGATGATGATGGTGTAATTAGATTAGAGATCGAGTTTCAAAGCGGCATGCAGCATGGAATAACAAGAGAATTTTACCCGACTGGGCAGCTCAAGCGAGAGGCCCAATACCAGCAAAACACTCTCGATGGAATAGTGATTGAATGGGATGAAACTGGCGTCTTGGAACGTGAAGAAGCATACGAAAGAGGAGTGTGCTTGAGAAGGAAAGCAAGAGATTTAACTGGTCAACTAAGCGTGTGCTACGAGTTAAACGAGAACGATCCGCTATTTAGCACCCTTCAACTGCTCCGTAGAGTCACGTTTAATTCGCCTCCCAAATGA
- a CDS encoding endonuclease V: protein MIAALDVHYDEVTASAFAAAVVFQTWKDEKPLREYTVRCSDIAEYIPGQFFQRELPCLNAILSLVEEPIDIVVIDGYVSLGDKPGLGMYLWESLQKNKVVVGVAKTRYHSASAIELSRGGSKSPLFVTAVGMEATDAAAKIASMAGQHRFPILLKRVDRLAREVS, encoded by the coding sequence ATGATTGCTGCTCTCGATGTACACTACGATGAGGTTACAGCATCCGCTTTTGCGGCCGCAGTCGTATTCCAAACCTGGAAAGATGAGAAGCCTCTTCGAGAATACACTGTTCGCTGCAGTGACATTGCTGAATACATCCCGGGGCAGTTTTTTCAAAGGGAATTGCCGTGTCTAAATGCTATTCTATCCCTTGTCGAAGAGCCAATAGATATTGTCGTAATCGACGGTTATGTTTCGCTCGGCGATAAGCCTGGATTAGGAATGTATCTCTGGGAATCCTTGCAGAAGAATAAGGTGGTCGTTGGAGTAGCAAAAACTCGGTATCATTCTGCATCTGCGATTGAACTATCTCGAGGGGGGAGCAAATCGCCACTGTTCGTGACTGCGGTTGGAATGGAAGCAACGGATGCAGCGGCCAAGATCGCCTCCATGGCTGGGCAGCACCGCTTTCCGATTCTATTAAAAAGAGTCGATCGATTAGCTAGAGAGGTAAGCTAG
- the tnpA gene encoding IS66 family insertion sequence element accessory protein TnpA, whose product MSKHHARDLQREAFWKKIIRDPRSSNEPIRAYCQRLRISEAAYLYWQRELMRLKAEILPVICQPNCTLVFSPGNFTNPVNT is encoded by the coding sequence ATGTCAAAGCATCATGCGAGGGATCTGCAGCGGGAAGCTTTTTGGAAGAAGATTATTCGGGATCCGCGTTCCAGCAACGAACCGATTCGAGCTTACTGTCAGCGTCTTCGAATCAGCGAAGCGGCCTATCTTTACTGGCAACGCGAACTCATGCGTCTGAAGGCCGAAATATTACCAGTCATATGTCAACCCAACTGTACCCTAGTTTTCTCGCCCGGAAACTTTACCAATCCGGTTAACACTTGA